The DNA sequence GCAAGGTAAACAGCGCGGGGCGGGCCGCGGTTCACGGCGTAGTTTTGCCGGCGGCCGGGCTTCAGCGCGGCCCGCCGGCCGCCTCGCCCGGGGCCCCTGCCGGCGCCGTGCCTACTTTCTGCCTGGCTGAAGCTGGGTGTTGCATCATGGATTCTGCCGCTTACCTTTTCGAACTGCTCAAAATTATTCTGCCGGCGCTCGTCGTGGCCGGGGCGATCTACTTGCTCTTCAAGCAGTACCTGGACAAGGACCAGCAGCGCCGCCTCATCGAGCTACGGCTGGCCAGCAGCAAGGAAACGCTGCCCCTGCGCCTGCAAGCCTACGAGCGGGTGGTGCTGATGCTGGAGCGCATTTCGCCCAACAACGTGCTCGTGCGCCTGAGCAGCGCCGGCCAGTCGGCCCCCGATTACCACCGCCTGCTGCAACAAGAGATTCGGGCCGAGTACGACCACAACCTCTCGCAGCAGCTCTACGTGTCGGCCGATGCCTGGGTGCTGGTCAAGGAAGCAAAGGAAAACGTGCTCACGATGGTGAACCGCGCCTTCCATGGCCTGCCCAACCCCGGCCAGGCCCGCGGTACCGAGCTGGCCAAGCGCATCCTCGAAGGCCTGATGACCGACGCGGCCGAGCCTACCGCCCAGGCCCTGGCCGCCGTGAAGCACGAGGCGTTCGGCCTGTTCTAACCGCCTGGCCTTGGGGCCCCGGGCCCCGCTACTTATGGAGAAAAAGACCCGCATTGCCGTCGACATGGACGAGGTAATGGCCGATTCCATTGCCCGCTTCCGGGAGTGGTACGGCCGTGATTTTCAGCGCGAACTGACCTTGGAGTCGCTGCACGGCCGCAGTGCGGCCGACGCCGTGGCCCCCGAGCACCAAGGCGCCCTGCGCGCTTATCCCAATGCCCCAGGCTTTTTCAAAGACCTGCCAGTGATGGCCGACAGCCAGGACGTGCTGCGCCAGATGTCGGAGCGCTACGAGCTGTTCATTGCCACGGCGGCCATGGAATTTCCCAACTCGTTTCTCGACAAGTACAATTGGTTGCAGCAGCATTTTGCCTTTATCCCGTGGCCGAACTACGTGTTTTGCGGCGACAAAAGCATCATCAACGCCGACTTCCTCATCGACGACAATGCCTACAACTTTGATAATTTTCGGGGTGAGGGTATCCTGTTCAACGCCCCGCATAACGTGCACAAAATGGGCCACCGCCGCGTGCACAGCTGGCAGGAAATTGCGGGTATTTTCCTGTAGCGTGGACGCTGCGAGTTCGCGTTGCTGCCCGGTCGCCCAACGGTAATTGGTAGGACGAAGCGAGGGCCGCGGACTACAACCGAAGATCAGCGTAGCTAAAGTCCGCGCTATATTTAAACGGTGGCCAGGGTGGCGGCGATGGCGCGGCGGTAGCAATCCTCGTAGAGCGGCACGATGTTGCCGACGGCAAATTCCTCGGCGCGGGCGCGGGCGGCGGCTTTGAAGCGCGGCAGGTTGGCGTCGTCGAGCACGTAGAGGGAATTTTTTACCATGTCGGCTATGTCGCCGATGTTGCTCACCATGCCGGTCACGCCGTGGATATTCAGCTCGGGAATGCCGCCGGCGTTGGTGCTCACCACGGGCATTTCGCAGGCCATGGCCTCCAGAGCGGCCAGTCCAAAGCTCTCATTCTCAGAAGGCATCAAAAATAAATCGCCCACGCTGAGCACTTCTTCCACGGCTTCGAGCTTGCCCAGGAAGCGAATGTCGCGCTGGCAATCGAGCTCCCGGGCGAGCTTTTCCATGCGCGAGCGGTCGGGGCCGTCGCCCACCAGCAGCAGCTTGGCCGGAATCTCGGCCCGCACGCCGGCAAAAATGCGCAGCACGTCCTCCACGCGCTTCACCGCCCGGAAATTACTGATGTGAATGAGTAGCTTTTCGCCCTCGGGCGCAATGGCGGCCCGGAAATGGCTCTTGTCCTGCTTGCGGAAGCGCACGAGGTCGATGAAGTTAGGAATCACCTCTATCTCTTTGTCGATGGGAAACGACTCGTAGGTTTCGCGCCGCAAATCGGCCGATACGGCCGTCACGCCGTCGCTCTGGTTGATGCTGAACGTAACCACTGGCTCGTAGCTGGCGTCTTTGCCCACGAGCGTAATGTCGGTGCCGTGCAGCGTGGTGACGACCGGCGCGGCGATACCGCGCGTGCGCAAAATCTGCTTGGCCAGGTAGGCCGCCGAGGCGTGCGGAATGGCGTAGTGCACGTGCAGCACGTCGAGCTTCTCATTCTGCACGATGTCGACCATTTTGCTGGCCAGGGCCGACTCATAGGGCGGAAACTGGAAGAGTGGGTACGCGGGCACGTACACCTCGTGGTAAAACAGATTTTCGTTGAAGAAGTCGAGCCGCACCGGCTGGCTGTAGGTGATAAAGTGGACGCGGTGGCCACGCTGGGCCAGGGCCTTGCCCAGCTCCGTGGCCACCACGCCGGAGCCCCCGTAGGTGGGGTAGCAGACGATGCCGATATTCATAAAAAGGGAAAAAAGAAGCGCGGAGGTAACCGCCGGGCGCGGCAGATGTTACCGGGGGCCCTCACGGGTGGATTTGGCAGAGGGTTCTACGT is a window from the Hymenobacter nivis genome containing:
- the bshA gene encoding N-acetyl-alpha-D-glucosaminyl L-malate synthase BshA: MNIGIVCYPTYGGSGVVATELGKALAQRGHRVHFITYSQPVRLDFFNENLFYHEVYVPAYPLFQFPPYESALASKMVDIVQNEKLDVLHVHYAIPHASAAYLAKQILRTRGIAAPVVTTLHGTDITLVGKDASYEPVVTFSINQSDGVTAVSADLRRETYESFPIDKEIEVIPNFIDLVRFRKQDKSHFRAAIAPEGEKLLIHISNFRAVKRVEDVLRIFAGVRAEIPAKLLLVGDGPDRSRMEKLARELDCQRDIRFLGKLEAVEEVLSVGDLFLMPSENESFGLAALEAMACEMPVVSTNAGGIPELNIHGVTGMVSNIGDIADMVKNSLYVLDDANLPRFKAAARARAEEFAVGNIVPLYEDCYRRAIAATLATV
- a CDS encoding 5' nucleotidase, NT5C type, with amino-acid sequence MEKKTRIAVDMDEVMADSIARFREWYGRDFQRELTLESLHGRSAADAVAPEHQGALRAYPNAPGFFKDLPVMADSQDVLRQMSERYELFIATAAMEFPNSFLDKYNWLQQHFAFIPWPNYVFCGDKSIINADFLIDDNAYNFDNFRGEGILFNAPHNVHKMGHRRVHSWQEIAGIFL